A genomic window from Mobula hypostoma unplaced genomic scaffold, sMobHyp1.1 scaffold_76, whole genome shotgun sequence includes:
- the LOC134342178 gene encoding zinc finger protein 239-like: MAHQRVHTGERAFTCSDCGKGFIKSSKLKIHQRVHTGEWPFTCSDCGKGFTRSSTLIAHQRVHTGERPFTCSVCGKGFARSANLHRHHQVHTGEKLFTCPDCGKGFTLLSHLRRHQSVHTGERSFTCSVCGKAFAQSSHLLRHQQVHTGERPFTCSDIGKSFSQPFPPNVHH; the protein is encoded by the coding sequence atggctcaccagcgagttcacaccggggagagggcgttcacctgctcagactgtgggaagggattcattaaaTCATCTAAactgaagatacatcagcgagttcacactggggagtggccattcacctgctcagactgtgggaagggattcactcgatcatccacCCTAAtagcacaccagcgagttcacactggagagagaccgttcacctgctcagtctgtgggaagggattcgctcGATCAGCCAACCTTCATAGACACCaccaagttcacactggggagaagctgttcacctgcccagactgtgggaaaggattcactttaTTATCTCACCTacggagacaccagtcagttcacaccggggagaggtcgttcacctgctcagtgtgtgggaaggcaTTCGCTCAGTCATCTCATCTGCTGaggcaccagcaagttcacaccggggagaggccgttcacctgctcagacattGGGAAGAGTTTCTCTCAGCCATTTCCACCAAATGTGCATCATTGA